Proteins found in one Stigmatella erecta genomic segment:
- a CDS encoding ATP-binding protein, translating into MSPPEPPAGPGGHGLEAIFPGSSEMAGRMRAKDWLATLLGPVTQWPQSLRTAVSVMLASPEPALIYWGRELVVLYNDSARFMLGHKHPDGLGVSFKIVFQESWPLLGPMLERVLDTGEPVHNENLLVPLVRFGFLEDCYFTFSYIPTREESTGVGGVFVIVTDTTAQVLGARRLALLRELSLRAALCETVEAVLRASEAVLAQSSADLPFSLLYALRGERAQLLFRTGLAQAPAGDGLEAGGAWPLAEVARSRQEQLVEHVLGGSSSEAPVQALVLPLSGASEEEARLVLVVGLNPRIALNADTRSFLQLLARQLATSIESTRSLEEKTQRAAQLAELDRQKTQFFSNVSHELRTPLTLMLGPLEDALSDTREPLPGAQHQRVSLVQRGAVRLLKLVNQLLEFTRFEAGRAQVRFHAVDLSRLTLELVGHFESAARRAGLTLSLDCPPLGEPVWVDREAWERIVFNLLSNAFKFTFEGGLTVSLRREGEAAVLRVRDTGTGMPPEALPRLFQRFYRVEGAQGRSFEGSGIGLSLVQELVKLHGGEVGVWSRPGEGSEFTVRLPRGSGHLPADRLSHEASPGQGNAFLRDSSVQEVESWIPRVPEAASPSLPEAAPPVAGARGPAGPGGRVLIVDDNADLRAYLTSVLSPHFEVETAGDGQEALEALRRHAPDVVVSDVMMPRLGGFGLLRAIREDPGLRATPLILLSARAGEEASVEGLEAGADDYLVKPFSGRELLARVQTQLSMSRMRAEAALQWGRELALKEAVQARDDFLSVASHELKTPLTGLKLHLEMLERMLPGALRAKAAERFASARRQAQRMGALVESLLDVSQVASGRLQLHRERTDVMALVADCLAQSQEALLQAGCTVTFEARAPLFAEVDPVRLEQLVRHLLSNAAKYGAGKPVEVHLGEVGAQLRLGVVDHGMGVKPEDRERIFGRFERAVSVRRFGGFGLGLWVSRQVVEAHGGSIEVTDTPGGGATFTVLLPRQAR; encoded by the coding sequence ATGAGCCCTCCGGAACCTCCGGCCGGTCCGGGCGGCCATGGGCTCGAGGCGATCTTCCCAGGCTCCAGCGAGATGGCCGGGCGCATGCGGGCCAAGGACTGGCTGGCCACGCTGCTAGGCCCGGTCACGCAATGGCCCCAGTCGCTGCGCACGGCGGTGAGCGTGATGCTCGCCTCGCCCGAGCCCGCGCTCATCTACTGGGGCCGTGAGCTGGTGGTGCTCTACAACGACAGCGCGCGGTTCATGCTGGGCCACAAGCACCCGGATGGGCTCGGGGTGAGCTTCAAGATCGTGTTCCAGGAGAGCTGGCCGCTCCTGGGCCCTATGCTGGAGCGGGTGCTCGACACCGGCGAGCCCGTCCACAACGAGAACCTCCTCGTTCCGCTGGTGCGCTTCGGGTTCCTCGAGGACTGTTACTTCACGTTCTCCTACATCCCCACGCGGGAGGAGAGCACCGGCGTGGGCGGCGTCTTCGTCATCGTGACCGACACGACGGCGCAGGTGCTTGGCGCGCGGCGGCTGGCGCTCCTGCGGGAGCTGTCCCTGCGCGCGGCGCTCTGCGAGACGGTGGAGGCCGTCCTTCGTGCGTCAGAGGCGGTGCTGGCCCAGTCCTCGGCGGACCTTCCCTTCAGCCTCCTGTACGCACTGCGGGGCGAGCGCGCCCAGCTCCTCTTCCGCACGGGGCTCGCGCAGGCGCCCGCAGGAGACGGCCTGGAGGCGGGCGGTGCGTGGCCGCTCGCGGAGGTGGCGCGCTCCCGGCAAGAGCAGCTCGTGGAGCACGTGCTGGGCGGGTCCTCCAGCGAGGCCCCGGTCCAGGCGCTGGTGCTGCCGCTCTCCGGCGCGTCCGAGGAAGAGGCCCGCCTGGTGCTCGTCGTCGGGCTCAACCCCCGCATCGCGCTGAACGCCGACACCCGGAGCTTCCTGCAACTGCTCGCCCGGCAGCTCGCCACGAGCATCGAGAGCACCCGCTCGCTGGAGGAGAAGACCCAGCGCGCCGCGCAGCTCGCCGAGCTCGACCGGCAGAAGACGCAGTTCTTCTCCAACGTGAGCCACGAGCTGCGCACGCCGCTGACGCTGATGCTGGGGCCGCTGGAGGATGCCCTCTCGGACACGCGCGAGCCGCTGCCCGGCGCCCAGCACCAGCGGGTGTCGCTCGTGCAGCGGGGCGCCGTCCGGCTGCTGAAGCTCGTCAACCAGCTGCTCGAGTTCACCCGGTTCGAGGCGGGGCGCGCGCAGGTCCGCTTCCACGCGGTGGACCTCTCGCGGCTCACCCTGGAGCTGGTGGGGCACTTCGAGTCCGCCGCGCGCCGGGCGGGCCTCACGCTGTCCCTGGACTGCCCGCCGCTGGGCGAGCCGGTCTGGGTGGACCGCGAGGCGTGGGAGCGCATCGTCTTCAACCTGCTGTCCAACGCCTTCAAGTTCACCTTCGAGGGTGGCCTCACGGTGAGCCTGCGGCGGGAGGGCGAGGCGGCCGTGCTTCGCGTCCGGGACACCGGGACGGGCATGCCCCCGGAGGCGCTGCCGCGCCTGTTCCAGCGCTTCTACCGGGTGGAGGGCGCGCAGGGCCGCAGCTTCGAGGGCAGCGGCATCGGCCTGTCCCTGGTGCAGGAGCTGGTGAAGCTGCACGGCGGCGAGGTGGGCGTGTGGAGCCGCCCCGGCGAGGGCAGCGAGTTCACGGTGCGCCTGCCACGAGGCTCCGGCCACCTGCCCGCGGACCGGCTCTCGCACGAGGCCAGCCCGGGGCAGGGCAATGCCTTCCTGCGCGACAGCTCCGTGCAGGAAGTGGAGAGCTGGATTCCTCGCGTGCCCGAGGCCGCCTCGCCGTCCCTGCCCGAGGCGGCCCCGCCGGTGGCGGGTGCACGGGGACCGGCGGGGCCGGGGGGCCGGGTCCTCATCGTGGACGACAACGCGGACCTGCGCGCGTACCTCACCAGCGTGCTGTCGCCCCACTTCGAGGTGGAGACGGCCGGGGATGGGCAGGAGGCGCTGGAGGCCCTGCGCCGGCACGCGCCGGACGTGGTGGTGAGCGATGTGATGATGCCGAGGCTCGGCGGCTTCGGGCTCCTGCGGGCCATCCGGGAGGACCCGGGGCTGCGCGCCACGCCGCTCATCCTGCTGTCGGCGCGGGCGGGAGAGGAGGCCAGCGTGGAGGGGCTGGAGGCGGGCGCGGATGACTACCTCGTCAAGCCCTTCAGCGGCCGGGAGCTGCTGGCGCGGGTGCAGACCCAGCTCTCCATGTCCCGGATGCGCGCCGAGGCCGCGCTCCAGTGGGGCCGGGAGCTGGCGCTCAAGGAGGCGGTGCAGGCCCGGGACGACTTCCTCTCCGTGGCGAGCCACGAGCTGAAGACGCCGCTCACGGGGCTGAAGCTGCACCTGGAGATGCTGGAGCGGATGCTGCCGGGGGCCCTGCGCGCGAAGGCCGCGGAGCGGTTCGCGAGCGCCCGGAGGCAGGCCCAGCGCATGGGCGCGCTGGTGGAGTCGCTGCTGGATGTGTCCCAGGTGGCGTCCGGACGGCTCCAGCTTCACCGCGAGCGCACGGATGTGATGGCGCTGGTGGCGGACTGCCTCGCGCAGAGCCAGGAGGCGCTCCTGCAGGCGGGCTGCACCGTCACGTTCGAGGCCCGGGCGCCGCTGTTCGCGGAGGTGGATCCGGTGCGCCTGGAGCAGCTCGTGCGCCACCTGCTGTCCAACGCGGCCAAGTACGGCGCGGGGAAGCCGGTGGAGGTGCACCTCGGCGAGGTGGGCGCGCAGCTGCGGCTCGGGGTGGTGGACCACGGCATGGGCGTGAAGCCGGAGGACCGCGAGCGCATCTTCGGGCGCTTCGAGCGGGCCGTCTCCGTGCGCCGCTTCGGGGGCTTCGGGCTCGGGCTGTGGGTGTCGCGCCAGGTGGTGGAGGCGCACGGGGGCAGCATCGAGGTGACGGACACGCCCGGCGGCGGGGCCACCTTCACGGTCCTGCTGCCCCGCCAGGCGCGGTGA
- a CDS encoding HAD family hydrolase codes for MLIIFDCDGVLIDSEILAAGVHADLLTEMGLAITQEEVITRFTGLTHEQISTLLAQQLGRPLPEDYRQRTLVELDRRMEGVKPIAGVHAMLDQLTGPRCVCSNSSSARLQLSLTATGLWERLAPHIFSAPEVGRSKPAPDVYLHAAKAFGVSPAKTLVVEDSAHGVSGAVAAGMRVIGFTGGGHTWPGHAETLKQAGALQVHARLPDVAQALQALQA; via the coding sequence GTGCTCATCATCTTTGATTGTGACGGTGTGCTGATCGACTCGGAGATCCTCGCTGCGGGCGTCCATGCCGACTTGCTGACGGAGATGGGCCTGGCCATCACCCAGGAGGAGGTCATCACCCGCTTCACCGGCCTCACCCACGAGCAGATCTCCACCCTGCTCGCCCAGCAGCTGGGCCGGCCCCTGCCCGAGGACTACCGGCAGCGCACGCTCGTGGAGCTCGACCGCCGGATGGAGGGCGTGAAGCCCATCGCGGGCGTCCACGCGATGCTGGATCAGCTCACCGGCCCGCGCTGCGTCTGCTCGAACTCGAGCAGCGCGCGGCTCCAGCTCAGCCTGACGGCCACCGGGCTCTGGGAGCGCCTCGCCCCGCACATCTTCTCCGCCCCCGAGGTGGGCCGCTCCAAGCCCGCGCCGGATGTCTACCTGCACGCGGCGAAGGCGTTCGGCGTCAGCCCCGCGAAGACCCTCGTCGTCGAGGACTCCGCGCACGGCGTGTCCGGCGCGGTCGCGGCCGGCATGCGGGTGATTGGCTTCACGGGCGGCGGGCACACCTGGCCCGGCCATGCCGAGACCTTGAAGCAGGCGGGCGCCCTCCAGGTGCACGCCCGCCTCCCGGACGTGGCACAGGCCCTCCAAGCCCTTCAGGCCTGA